The segment TGCGCGACGTGGTGCTCGTCGGCCACTCGGTGAGCAGCATGGTGGCGGTGCTGGCCGCCAACCAGGAGCCGGACCGCTTCGCCAGGCTCGTCCTCATCGGCCCGTCGCCGCGCTACGTGAACGAGGCGCCGGACTACGTGGGCGGCTTCGAGCGCGCGGACATCGAGGGGCTGCTGGAGATGATGGACCGCAACTACATCGGGTGGGCATCGTTCCTGGCGCCCAACATCATGAAGAACGCCGAGCGCCCCGAGCTGGGCGAGGAGCTGACGGCGAGCTTCTGCTCCACCGATCCCAAGATCGCGCGGCGCTTCGCCGAGGCCACCTTCTTCGCGGACAACCGCGACGACCTGCGGCGCGTGCGCGTTCCCGCCCTGGTGATGCAGTGCACGGACGACATGATCGCGCCGCCCGAGGTGGGCGAGTACGTGCACCGCAGCATGCCGGGGAGCACGCTGCGCGTGATGAAGGCCACCGGCCACTGCCCGCACATGAGCCACCCGGAGGAGACGGTGGAGCTGATCCGCGATTACCTGCAGGCCCAGCCGGCCTGACCGTGCGGGTGGAGCAGCGAATGGAGGGAGTGCCCGAGGAGATGCTGGACGGCGCGCCGTTCGGCTTCGTCTCGTTCGCGGACGACGGCACCATCACCGTCGTCAACTCCACCGCGCTCTCCATGCTGGGCTACGAGCGGGGCGAGCTGGTGGGGCGCCCCTTCGAGACGCTGCTGGGCATGGGCGCCCGCATCTTCTACCAGACGCACTTCTTTCCACTCGTCACGCTCCACGGCCGGGCGGACGAGATCTACCTGATCCTCCGCTCGAAAAAGGGCGAGGCGGTGGGGGT is part of the Longimicrobium sp. genome and harbors:
- a CDS encoding alpha/beta hydrolase; translated protein: MDVLSRNNVKVFGRGTQPMVFAHGFGCDQNMWRYVTPAFEDDYRIVLFDYVGSGQSDLAAYDANRYSTLDGYARDVLDVCEALDLRDVVLVGHSVSSMVAVLAANQEPDRFARLVLIGPSPRYVNEAPDYVGGFERADIEGLLEMMDRNYIGWASFLAPNIMKNAERPELGEELTASFCSTDPKIARRFAEATFFADNRDDLRRVRVPALVMQCTDDMIAPPEVGEYVHRSMPGSTLRVMKATGHCPHMSHPEETVELIRDYLQAQPA